The Enterobacter kobei genome has a segment encoding these proteins:
- a CDS encoding aldose 1-epimerase family protein translates to MKIKLALTLLAVLVSGHAAAKTWVLTSAESGVEKGNWKISSDELKINDRTFSIEQKVLHGGKQEGSKVIIISSKNGLTITLSPTRGMNLLHVEGFGTRLGWNSPVKEVVNPAYINLESRNGLGWLEGFNEMMVRCGYEWTGHPVTADGQIYTLHGKAGNTPASQVEVDVADTAPYEIRIRGLIKESTFKKADLQTMTELRYVPGTNQFSLHDVLTNHADYPHDYQIIYHSNFGKPILEEGARFLAPAVSVSPFNDYAKAGVDNWQTYAGPTKGFDEMVFNIKPLADNNHETFAAVVNKAGDKGASIQFDTRQLPALTLWKNTDTPKQGYVTGIEPGTSYAYPVTIEREQKRVKQLQPGASAQFDLTYTLLHSPQQVKEVENRIAAIQGETKTEIVTTPLAKE, encoded by the coding sequence ATGAAAATAAAACTGGCTTTAACGCTCCTTGCGGTACTGGTTTCAGGTCACGCTGCCGCAAAAACCTGGGTGCTGACCAGCGCTGAAAGCGGCGTAGAAAAAGGAAACTGGAAGATTTCAAGCGATGAGCTGAAAATTAATGACCGGACGTTCAGCATTGAGCAGAAAGTATTGCACGGCGGAAAGCAGGAAGGCAGTAAAGTTATCATTATCAGCAGTAAAAACGGTCTGACAATTACCCTGAGCCCAACGCGCGGAATGAATCTTCTGCATGTGGAAGGTTTTGGTACCCGACTGGGGTGGAATTCTCCCGTTAAAGAGGTCGTTAACCCGGCGTATATAAATCTGGAAAGCCGAAACGGCCTCGGCTGGCTGGAAGGATTCAATGAGATGATGGTCCGCTGTGGTTATGAGTGGACGGGACATCCGGTCACGGCTGACGGCCAGATTTATACGCTTCACGGCAAGGCCGGTAATACCCCGGCTTCTCAGGTCGAAGTTGACGTTGCGGATACCGCCCCGTATGAAATTCGTATTCGCGGGTTAATCAAAGAGAGCACGTTTAAAAAAGCGGATCTGCAAACCATGACCGAACTGCGTTACGTTCCAGGAACTAACCAGTTCAGCCTGCATGATGTCCTGACAAACCATGCCGATTACCCTCATGACTATCAAATCATCTATCACAGTAACTTCGGGAAGCCGATCCTCGAAGAAGGCGCACGCTTCCTTGCTCCGGCGGTAAGCGTGAGCCCCTTCAACGATTACGCTAAAGCGGGCGTAGACAACTGGCAAACCTATGCCGGGCCGACAAAAGGCTTTGATGAGATGGTCTTTAACATCAAACCGCTTGCGGACAACAACCACGAAACCTTCGCGGCGGTGGTCAACAAAGCCGGCGATAAAGGCGCGTCAATTCAGTTTGATACACGCCAGCTACCCGCGCTGACCTTATGGAAAAATACCGATACGCCAAAACAGGGGTACGTTACGGGGATTGAGCCGGGTACGAGCTACGCCTACCCCGTGACCATAGAACGTGAGCAGAAACGGGTTAAGCAATTACAGCCTGGGGCCAGCGCGCAGTTTGATCTCACCTATACCCTGCTTCATAGCCCACAACAGGTGAAAGAGGTTGAAAACAGGATTGCGGCCATTCAGGGAGAGACAAAAACAGAAATCGTGACCACACCGCTGGCGAAGGAATAA
- a CDS encoding YcjF family protein, with the protein MTEPLKPRIDFTGTLEQADREAFKTAQTFSGTQADNFAPALPDDPAVEEGPAEAVVVAALRPKRSVWRRMVTAGLALFGVSVVGQGVQWAMNAWQTQDWVALGGCAAGALIVGAGVGSVATEWRRLWRLRQRAHERDEARDLLHSHGTGKGRAFCEKLASQAGIDQSHPALQRWYAAIHETQNDREVVTLYSHMVQPVLDAQARREISRSAAESTLMIAVSPLALVDMAFIAWRNLRLINRIAHLYGIELGYYSRLRLFKLVLLNIAFAGASELVREVGMDWMSQDLAARLSARAAQGIGAGLLTARLGIKAMEVCRPLPWIDGDKPRLGDFRRELIGQLKETLNKKPAP; encoded by the coding sequence ATGACGGAACCGTTAAAACCACGCATAGATTTTACCGGAACGCTTGAGCAGGCGGATCGTGAAGCGTTTAAAACGGCGCAGACGTTCAGCGGTACGCAGGCAGACAACTTTGCCCCGGCACTGCCGGACGATCCCGCGGTTGAGGAGGGGCCAGCGGAGGCGGTCGTGGTGGCCGCTTTGCGTCCAAAACGCAGTGTGTGGCGCAGAATGGTCACCGCCGGTCTGGCACTGTTCGGCGTCAGCGTGGTCGGGCAGGGCGTCCAGTGGGCGATGAACGCCTGGCAAACGCAGGACTGGGTCGCACTGGGCGGATGTGCCGCAGGTGCGCTGATTGTTGGCGCGGGCGTGGGGTCTGTTGCGACGGAGTGGCGACGTCTCTGGCGTCTGCGACAGCGCGCGCATGAGCGTGATGAAGCGCGGGATCTCCTCCACAGCCACGGAACCGGCAAAGGCCGCGCGTTTTGTGAGAAACTGGCCAGCCAGGCCGGTATCGATCAGTCGCATCCGGCGCTTCAGCGCTGGTATGCCGCCATCCATGAAACGCAGAATGACCGGGAAGTGGTAACGCTCTATTCCCATATGGTTCAGCCGGTACTGGATGCCCAGGCGCGACGCGAGATTAGCCGTTCTGCGGCAGAGTCCACGCTGATGATTGCCGTCAGCCCGCTGGCGCTGGTGGATATGGCGTTTATCGCATGGCGTAACCTGCGTTTGATTAACCGTATCGCTCATCTCTACGGTATCGAGCTGGGTTACTACAGTCGACTCAGACTGTTCAAGCTGGTGTTACTCAATATCGCCTTTGCTGGTGCGAGCGAACTGGTGCGTGAAGTGGGCATGGACTGGATGTCGCAGGATCTGGCTGCGCGTCTTTCGGCTCGCGCTGCGCAGGGTATTGGCGCGGGCTTACTGACGGCGCGTCTGGGTATCAAGGCGATGGAAGTGTGCCGACCGTTGCCGTGGATCGATGGCGATAAGCCACGGCTGGGGGATTTCCGACGCGAACTGATTGGCCAGCTTAAAGAGACGCTCAATAAAAAACCTGCTCCGTGA
- the tyrR gene encoding transcriptional regulator TyrR has translation MRLEVFCEDRLGLTRELLDLLVLRSIDLRGIEIDPVGRIYLNFAEIEFNTFSSLMAEIRRIAGVTDVRTIPWMPSEREHLALSALLEAMPEPFLSLDLKSKVERVNHASCQLFAQSQEKLSNQHAAQLVPGFNFQRWLDSNPQNTHSEHVVINGQNFLMEITPVYLKGESDTRVLTGAVIMLRSTLRMGRQLQNLSSQDVGAFSQIIAVSPKMRHVVDQARKLASLTAPLLITGDTGTGKDLLAHAVHLASPRAAKPYLALNCASIPEDAVESELFGHAPEGKKGFFEQANGGSVLLDEIGEMSPRMQAKLLRFLNDGTFRRVGEDHEVHVDVRVICATQKNLVELVQKGIFREDLYYRLNVLTLNIPPLRDCPQDIMPLTELFVARFADEQGVPRPKLSADLGTVLMRYGWPGNIRQLKNAVYRALTQLEGYELRPQDILLPDYDAGTVSVGEEAMEGSLDDITSRFERSVLTQLYRSYPSTRKLAKRLGVSHTAIANKLREYGLNHKKGDE, from the coding sequence ATGCGTCTTGAAGTCTTCTGTGAAGACCGTCTCGGTCTGACCCGCGAGTTACTCGATCTTCTTGTTTTACGTAGCATTGATTTACGTGGCATTGAGATCGATCCTGTCGGGCGAATTTACCTCAATTTTGCCGAAATTGAATTCAATACCTTTAGCAGTCTGATGGCGGAAATCCGCCGTATCGCTGGCGTTACGGATGTGCGCACTATCCCCTGGATGCCCTCCGAGCGAGAGCACCTGGCACTGAGCGCGCTGCTGGAAGCCATGCCTGAACCGTTCCTCTCTCTGGATCTGAAAAGTAAAGTCGAGCGCGTTAACCACGCAAGCTGTCAGCTATTCGCACAGAGCCAGGAGAAGCTCAGCAATCAACATGCCGCACAGCTGGTCCCGGGTTTTAACTTCCAGCGCTGGCTGGACAGCAATCCGCAGAATACTCACAGCGAGCATGTAGTGATAAACGGGCAGAATTTCCTGATGGAGATCACACCGGTTTATCTGAAAGGGGAAAGCGACACCCGCGTACTGACCGGTGCCGTGATCATGCTGCGCTCGACGTTACGTATGGGCCGCCAGCTGCAAAACCTCTCCAGCCAGGATGTCGGCGCATTCAGCCAGATTATTGCCGTCAGCCCGAAAATGCGTCATGTGGTTGACCAGGCGCGCAAGCTCGCCAGCCTGACCGCGCCGCTGCTGATTACTGGCGATACCGGTACCGGGAAAGATCTGCTGGCTCACGCTGTGCATCTGGCAAGCCCGCGTGCGGCAAAACCGTATCTGGCACTTAATTGCGCCTCTATCCCGGAAGATGCTGTCGAAAGCGAACTGTTTGGACACGCGCCGGAAGGCAAGAAAGGGTTCTTCGAGCAGGCTAACGGCGGCTCCGTGCTGCTGGATGAGATCGGTGAAATGTCGCCGCGCATGCAGGCCAAACTGCTGCGTTTCCTGAACGACGGAACCTTCCGCCGCGTTGGTGAAGATCATGAGGTGCATGTGGACGTGCGCGTCATCTGTGCCACCCAGAAAAACCTGGTCGAACTGGTGCAAAAGGGGATATTCCGCGAGGATCTCTATTACCGCCTTAACGTCCTTACGCTGAACATTCCACCGCTGCGCGATTGTCCGCAGGACATCATGCCGTTAACGGAACTGTTTGTCGCCCGCTTTGCCGACGAGCAGGGCGTCCCGCGTCCGAAGCTTTCTGCCGATCTCGGCACGGTGTTAATGCGCTACGGTTGGCCGGGCAACATCCGTCAGCTTAAAAATGCCGTTTATCGTGCACTCACCCAGCTTGAAGGGTATGAACTGCGTCCGCAGGATATTCTGCTGCCTGATTACGACGCCGGAACGGTATCGGTAGGTGAAGAGGCGATGGAAGGGTCGCTGGATGATATTACCAGTCGCTTTGAACGCTCCGTCCTGACGCAGCTTTATCGCAGCTATCCAAGTACTCGCAAACTGGCAAAGCGGCTTGGCGTATCGCATACCGCGATTGCGAATAAGCTCCGTGAGTATGGTTTGAATCATAAGAAAGGTGACGAATAG
- a CDS encoding peptide ABC transporter substrate-binding protein, which translates to MKHPVSRLFAALCLCGLSSLSFAADVPQGTALAQKQELVRHIKDEPASLDPAKAVGLPEIQVIRDLFEGLVNQNEKGELTPGVATRWQSNDNRIWTFTLRDNAKWSDGSPVTAQDFVYSWQRLVDPKTTSPFAWFAALAGINNAQAIIDGKAAPDTLGVTAVDARTLRVQLDKPLPWFSNLTANFAFYPVQKANVERGKEWTRPGSLVGNGAYVLNDRVVNEKLVVVPNTHYWDNAKTVLQKVTFVPINQESSATKRYLAGDIDITESFPKNMYQKLLKDIPGQVYTPPQLGTYYYAFNTQKGPTADSRVRLALSMTIDRRIMAEKVLGTGEKPAWHFTPDVTAGFTPEASPFEQMSQQELNAQAKTLLQAAGYGPQRPLKLTLLYNTSENHQKIAIAVASMWKKNLGVDVKLQNQEWKTYIDSRNTGNFDVIRASWVGDYNEPSTFLSLLTSTHSGNISRFNDPAYDKIIHQATLETTAKARNTDYNMAEKILTEKAPIAPIYQYTNGRLIKPWVKGYPINNPEDVAYSRTMYIEKH; encoded by the coding sequence ATGAAGCATCCTGTTTCGCGTCTTTTTGCCGCACTGTGCCTGTGCGGACTCTCTTCACTCTCTTTCGCTGCGGATGTGCCACAGGGTACGGCACTGGCGCAAAAACAGGAGCTGGTCAGACACATTAAAGACGAACCGGCTTCACTCGATCCGGCAAAAGCGGTGGGGCTGCCAGAGATTCAGGTGATTCGCGATCTCTTCGAAGGTCTGGTGAATCAGAATGAGAAAGGGGAGTTGACGCCGGGAGTGGCAACGCGCTGGCAGAGCAACGATAACCGCATCTGGACATTTACCCTACGCGATAACGCGAAGTGGTCCGACGGTTCGCCTGTCACCGCCCAGGATTTTGTCTACAGCTGGCAGCGTCTGGTTGATCCGAAAACGACCTCTCCATTTGCCTGGTTTGCTGCCCTGGCGGGTATCAACAACGCGCAGGCCATTATTGATGGAAAAGCGGCACCCGATACGCTTGGCGTAACGGCGGTCGATGCCAGAACATTACGCGTCCAGTTGGACAAACCGCTGCCGTGGTTCAGTAATCTGACGGCTAACTTTGCCTTCTACCCGGTGCAAAAAGCCAACGTAGAAAGGGGTAAAGAGTGGACCCGTCCGGGATCTCTGGTCGGCAATGGTGCCTATGTCCTGAATGACCGCGTGGTGAATGAAAAACTGGTCGTCGTCCCCAATACCCACTACTGGGACAATGCAAAAACCGTCCTGCAAAAGGTCACCTTCGTACCGATTAACCAGGAATCATCGGCCACCAAACGTTATCTGGCGGGTGATATTGATATTACCGAATCGTTCCCAAAAAACATGTATCAGAAGCTCCTGAAGGATATTCCGGGACAGGTTTACACGCCGCCTCAGTTGGGCACGTATTACTATGCGTTCAATACGCAAAAGGGCCCAACGGCCGACTCCCGCGTGCGCCTGGCGCTGAGCATGACCATCGATCGCCGCATTATGGCGGAAAAAGTGTTAGGCACGGGAGAGAAGCCCGCATGGCACTTCACGCCTGACGTGACGGCCGGGTTCACCCCGGAGGCCTCGCCATTTGAACAGATGTCGCAGCAGGAGCTGAACGCCCAGGCGAAAACCTTGCTGCAGGCCGCGGGGTATGGCCCTCAGCGTCCGCTGAAGCTGACCCTGCTGTACAATACTTCAGAAAATCATCAGAAGATTGCCATCGCGGTGGCGTCCATGTGGAAGAAAAATCTCGGTGTGGATGTCAAACTGCAAAACCAGGAGTGGAAAACGTATATTGACAGCCGTAATACCGGTAACTTTGACGTGATCCGCGCCTCCTGGGTGGGCGATTACAACGAGCCATCGACCTTCCTTTCGCTGCTGACCTCAACCCACAGCGGTAACATCTCGCGTTTCAACGACCCGGCCTACGATAAAATTATCCACCAGGCGACGCTGGAAACCACGGCGAAAGCGCGCAATACGGACTACAACATGGCGGAAAAAATCCTCACGGAGAAAGCGCCTATCGCGCCGATTTATCAGTACACCAATGGCCGCCTGATTAAGCCGTGGGTGAAAGGCTATCCTATTAATAATCCGGAAGACGTGGCGTATAGCCGGACGATGTATATTGAGAAGCACTGA
- a CDS encoding YcjX family protein, translated as MKRLKNELNSLVNRGIDRHLRLAVTGLSRSGKTAFITAMVNQLLNLHAGARLPLLSAVREEHLLGVKRVPQRDFGIPRFTYDEGLAQLYGDPPAWPTPTRGVSEIRLALRFRSNESLMRHFKDTSTLYLEIVDYPGEWLLDLPMLAQDYLSWSRQMTGLLQGQRAAWSTKWRALCEGLDPLAPADENRLAAIAGAWTDYLHQCKQEGLHFIQPGRFVLPGDLAGAPALQFFPWPDVDGAGESKLAQAGKHTNAGMLRERYNYYCEKVVKGFYKNHFLRFDRQIVLVDCLQPLNSGPQAFNDMRLALTQLMQSFHYGQRTLFRRLFSPVIDKLLFAATKADHVTVDQHANMVSLLQQLVQDAWQNAAFEGISMDCLGLASVQATQSGLIDLNGEKIPALRGNRLSDGEPLTVYPGEVPARLPGQAFWQSQGFQFEAFRPQAMSVDRPLPHIRLDAALEFLIGDKLR; from the coding sequence ATGAAGCGACTTAAGAACGAACTCAATTCACTGGTGAACCGCGGCATTGACCGACATCTGCGCCTGGCCGTCACCGGGCTAAGCCGCAGCGGCAAGACGGCATTCATAACGGCGATGGTAAACCAGCTCCTGAACCTGCACGCCGGAGCGCGCCTGCCGTTGCTCAGCGCCGTAAGAGAAGAGCATCTGCTGGGCGTTAAGCGCGTCCCTCAGCGCGATTTTGGTATTCCTCGTTTTACCTATGACGAAGGGCTGGCACAACTGTACGGGGATCCGCCCGCGTGGCCGACGCCGACGCGAGGCGTGAGTGAAATTCGCCTTGCGCTGCGTTTCCGCTCAAATGAATCCCTGATGCGCCACTTCAAGGATACCTCCACCCTGTATCTGGAAATCGTCGATTACCCGGGCGAATGGCTGCTCGATTTGCCGATGCTGGCACAGGACTACCTCAGCTGGTCCCGTCAGATGACAGGGTTGCTGCAGGGACAACGCGCTGCGTGGTCAACGAAATGGCGAGCGCTGTGTGAAGGCCTGGATCCGCTGGCACCAGCGGATGAAAACCGTCTGGCGGCGATTGCCGGGGCCTGGACGGACTATCTTCATCAGTGCAAACAGGAAGGGCTGCACTTCATCCAGCCGGGTCGTTTTGTCTTGCCGGGGGACTTAGCCGGAGCGCCCGCGCTGCAGTTCTTCCCCTGGCCAGATGTGGACGGCGCCGGTGAATCGAAGCTGGCCCAGGCCGGTAAACACACGAACGCCGGGATGCTGCGCGAGCGGTACAATTACTACTGCGAAAAAGTGGTCAAAGGATTTTATAAAAACCACTTCTTGCGTTTCGACCGCCAGATTGTGCTGGTAGATTGCCTGCAGCCGCTTAACAGCGGGCCGCAGGCATTTAACGATATGCGCCTCGCGCTGACCCAGCTGATGCAGAGTTTTCACTACGGGCAGCGGACGCTGTTCCGTCGTCTTTTCTCGCCGGTGATCGACAAGCTGCTGTTCGCGGCCACGAAAGCCGATCACGTGACGGTCGATCAGCATGCCAACATGGTTTCTCTGCTGCAGCAGCTGGTGCAGGATGCGTGGCAAAATGCCGCGTTTGAAGGGATTAGCATGGATTGTCTTGGGCTGGCCTCCGTGCAGGCGACGCAGAGCGGGCTGATTGATCTTAACGGCGAGAAAATACCGGCATTGCGCGGGAACCGCCTCAGCGACGGTGAGCCGCTTACGGTCTACCCGGGCGAAGTGCCCGCTAGGCTGCCGGGCCAGGCCTTCTGGCAGAGTCAGGGCTTCCAGTTTGAAGCCTTCCGCCCTCAGGCGATGAGCGTCGATCGGCCGTTGCCACACATCCGTCTGGATGCGGCGCTGGAGTTTCTGATTGGAGATAAATTGCGATGA
- the ycjG gene encoding L-Ala-D/L-Glu epimerase, whose amino-acid sequence MRSVKVYEEAWPLHTPFVISRGSRSEASVVVVEIEEDGFKGVGECTPYPRYGESLASVMAHIMTLVPDLQTGLTREALQQRLPAGAARNAIDCALWNLEAAKQQTSLTSLLGVVLPESVVTAQTVVIGEPEQMAASAKALYDAGATLLKVKLDDRLISERMVAIRSAVPAATLIVDANESWHPEGLAARCQLLADLGVAMLEQPLPAEDDAALNNFIHPLPVCADESCHTRERLSDLQGRYEMVNIKLDKTGGLTEALALAEEARAQGFELMLGCMLCTSRAIGAALPLVNQVRFADLDGPTWLAVDVSPALDFTSGVLHL is encoded by the coding sequence ATGAGAAGCGTTAAGGTCTATGAAGAAGCCTGGCCATTGCATACCCCGTTTGTGATCTCTCGCGGCAGCCGAAGCGAAGCCAGCGTGGTGGTCGTTGAAATCGAAGAGGACGGTTTTAAAGGCGTGGGTGAATGCACGCCTTATCCACGCTATGGGGAAAGCCTCGCGTCGGTCATGGCGCATATCATGACGCTGGTTCCGGACCTGCAAACCGGACTCACTCGCGAGGCGCTCCAGCAACGTTTACCCGCCGGGGCCGCGCGCAACGCCATTGATTGTGCGCTCTGGAACCTGGAAGCGGCGAAACAGCAAACATCGCTGACGTCATTGCTGGGCGTGGTGCTGCCGGAATCGGTGGTTACCGCGCAAACGGTGGTAATCGGTGAGCCGGAACAGATGGCCGCCAGCGCAAAAGCGCTCTATGACGCCGGGGCAACGCTATTGAAAGTGAAACTCGACGATCGCCTGATCAGCGAGCGAATGGTCGCTATTCGCTCAGCGGTTCCCGCCGCCACGCTCATTGTTGACGCCAACGAATCCTGGCACCCGGAAGGGCTGGCCGCACGATGTCAGCTGCTGGCCGACCTGGGGGTCGCCATGCTGGAGCAGCCTCTGCCAGCAGAAGATGATGCGGCGCTGAATAATTTTATCCATCCATTGCCCGTCTGCGCGGATGAAAGCTGCCATACCCGGGAACGTTTGAGCGACCTTCAGGGGCGCTATGAGATGGTCAATATTAAGCTCGACAAGACCGGCGGCCTGACAGAGGCGCTGGCCCTGGCGGAAGAGGCCCGGGCGCAGGGATTTGAGCTGATGCTGGGCTGCATGCTCTGCACGTCCCGGGCGATCGGCGCGGCGCTACCGCTGGTTAATCAGGTCCGTTTCGCCGATCTGGATGGCCCGACGTGGCTGGCGGTTGATGTGTCACCCGCGCTTGATTTTACCAGCGGCGTGCTTCATCTCTGA
- the mpaA gene encoding murein tripeptide amidase MpaA yields the protein MTTTRPRAERGAFPPGAEQYGRSFLGASLIWFPAPDADRDSGLILAGTHGDENSSIVTLSCALRTLTPSLRRHHVILAVNPDGCQLGLRANARGVDLNRNFPAANWRAGETVYRWNSSAEERDVVLLTGDKPGSEPETQALCQLIHKIHPAWIVSFHDPLACIEDPRHSELGAWLAEAFALPLVTSVGYETPGSFGSWCADLSLPCITAEFPAISSDEASEKYLKAMMELLRWQPQR from the coding sequence ATGACAACCACCCGACCGAGAGCGGAACGCGGCGCCTTTCCGCCGGGCGCTGAGCAATATGGCCGCTCATTTTTAGGCGCATCGTTGATCTGGTTCCCCGCCCCCGATGCCGACCGCGACAGCGGCTTGATTCTTGCCGGCACGCACGGTGACGAGAACTCCTCCATCGTGACGCTTTCATGCGCGCTGCGGACACTAACGCCCTCATTGCGGCGTCATCACGTGATTCTGGCGGTTAACCCGGACGGCTGTCAGCTCGGTCTACGCGCCAATGCGAGAGGCGTAGACTTAAATCGTAATTTCCCGGCAGCAAACTGGCGCGCCGGAGAAACCGTTTATCGCTGGAACAGCTCCGCCGAGGAGCGTGATGTGGTTCTGCTGACGGGAGATAAACCGGGCTCGGAGCCTGAAACCCAGGCGCTGTGCCAGCTCATCCATAAGATCCACCCTGCATGGATTGTCTCTTTCCACGATCCGCTGGCGTGTATTGAAGATCCGCGTCACTCCGAGCTGGGCGCCTGGCTGGCGGAAGCATTTGCCCTGCCACTCGTTACCAGCGTCGGCTATGAAACGCCAGGATCATTCGGTAGCTGGTGCGCCGATTTGAGCCTGCCCTGCATTACCGCTGAATTCCCGGCGATCTCGTCCGACGAAGCCAGCGAAAAGTACTTAAAAGCCATGATGGAGCTTTTACGCTGGCAGCCTCAGAGATGA
- a CDS encoding LacI family DNA-binding transcriptional regulator, translated as MSPTIYDIARVAGVSKSTVSRVLNKQTNISPEARDKVLKAIDELNYQPNKLARALTSSGFDAIMVISTRSTKTTAGNPFFSDVLHAITTKAEEEGFDVILQTSKSSEDDLLKCVSKIKQKMIKGVIMLSSPANESFFSTLDAYGVPVVVIGKVEGDYQNIYSVDTDNFNDSATLTDNFIKNGRRKIACLHAPLDYHVSIDRLAGYKASLAKHNIAIHYDWIMDGGYTHESALAAAITLLSSPVPPDAVFATDSMKLLSLYRAADELNLMIPEQVVIAGYSDPMLSLILTPAPGGFDIPTRKLGEESCNLLFRRIGGQPAPQKVLVDTHFVLAASLR; from the coding sequence ATGTCACCCACCATCTATGATATCGCACGGGTTGCGGGCGTATCGAAATCAACCGTATCCCGCGTTCTGAATAAACAAACGAATATATCCCCCGAAGCACGTGACAAAGTGCTGAAGGCGATAGACGAATTAAATTATCAGCCCAACAAACTGGCCCGCGCACTGACCTCTTCTGGCTTCGATGCCATTATGGTTATATCGACCCGCTCGACCAAAACCACAGCCGGTAACCCTTTTTTCTCTGATGTTCTTCATGCGATTACAACAAAAGCGGAAGAAGAAGGTTTTGACGTTATTTTGCAAACATCCAAAAGCAGCGAAGACGATCTGCTGAAATGTGTGAGCAAAATAAAGCAGAAGATGATCAAAGGCGTCATCATGCTGAGTTCACCGGCAAATGAATCTTTTTTCAGCACGCTGGATGCGTATGGCGTACCCGTCGTCGTCATTGGCAAAGTGGAAGGTGATTATCAGAATATCTATTCCGTCGATACGGATAATTTTAATGACAGCGCCACGCTGACGGATAATTTCATTAAAAATGGGCGACGGAAAATTGCCTGTCTGCATGCACCGCTTGATTACCACGTTTCAATTGATCGTCTGGCGGGCTATAAAGCCAGTCTGGCAAAACATAATATTGCTATTCATTACGACTGGATCATGGATGGTGGTTATACCCACGAGAGTGCACTCGCTGCGGCGATTACATTATTATCCTCGCCAGTTCCTCCTGATGCGGTATTCGCCACCGACAGCATGAAGTTGCTAAGCCTCTATCGTGCTGCGGATGAGTTAAATCTGATGATCCCTGAGCAGGTCGTGATAGCCGGATACAGCGACCCGATGCTCTCTCTCATTCTCACGCCAGCGCCAGGTGGGTTTGATATCCCTACTCGCAAGCTGGGTGAAGAGAGTTGCAATCTGCTCTTCAGGCGCATTGGTGGTCAACCTGCCCCGCAAAAAGTGCTTGTCGACACCCACTTCGTGTTAGCGGCTTCTCTGCGCTAA
- the tpx gene encoding thiol peroxidase encodes MSQLVHFQGNPVAVAGSIPQAGSKAQAFTLVAKDLSDVTLAQFAGKRKVLNIFPSIDTGVCAASVRKFNQLATEMDNTVVLCISADLPFAQSRFCGAEGLSNVITLSTLRSPDFLEKYGVSIAEGPLKGLAARAVLVIDENDTVLFSELVNEITTEPDYTAALDTLKA; translated from the coding sequence ATGTCACAACTCGTTCATTTCCAGGGCAACCCGGTTGCTGTTGCAGGTTCCATTCCGCAGGCTGGCAGCAAAGCGCAGGCTTTTACTCTGGTGGCTAAAGATCTGTCTGACGTCACACTGGCTCAGTTTGCGGGTAAACGCAAAGTGCTGAACATTTTCCCAAGCATTGATACCGGCGTTTGCGCTGCCTCCGTGCGTAAATTCAACCAGCTGGCCACCGAAATGGACAACACCGTGGTGCTGTGCATTTCCGCTGACCTGCCGTTCGCCCAGTCCCGCTTCTGCGGCGCTGAAGGCCTGAGCAACGTTATCACCCTCTCCACCCTGCGTAGCCCGGATTTCCTCGAAAAATACGGTGTTAGCATCGCGGAAGGTCCACTGAAAGGTCTGGCTGCACGCGCTGTACTGGTTATTGATGAAAACGACACTGTCCTTTTCAGCGAACTGGTTAACGAAATTACGACCGAGCCGGATTACACCGCCGCACTGGACACGCTTAAAGCATAA